In the genome of Triticum urartu cultivar G1812 chromosome 5, Tu2.1, whole genome shotgun sequence, one region contains:
- the LOC125509056 gene encoding probable NAD(P)H dehydrogenase subunit CRR3, chloroplastic: MACHLVAACVPRLAVVSSSASGDPVRRIRRRAPGSRPQKPSTAAPPQPSVAEVRRAIGAADDPSASGRDKQSGFMELLASTPIGQPESDAERRIREAAEWVVDNTESRAQEGQKSILVLCMKIFPLWLFLMLTALGVIKLPFDIPGLDMDNLLM, translated from the exons ATGGCGTGCCACCTCGTCGCCGCCTGCGTCCCGCGTCTGGCCGTCGTGTCATCCTCCGCCTCCGGGGACCCCGTCCGCCGTATCCGGCGGCGCGCGCCGGGGTCGCGTCCCCAGAAGCCCTCCACGGCGGCTCCGCCCCAGCCGTCCGTCGCGGAGGTGCGGCGCGCTATCGGCGCCGCCGACGACCCGTCCGCCTCCGGGAGGGACAAACAGTCCGGTTTCATGGAGCTCCTCGCCTCCACGCCGATCGGGCAGCCGGAGAGCGACGCCGAGCGCCGAATCCGCGAGGCCGCCGAGTGGGTGGTCGACAACACCGAGTCGCGCGCACAGGAAG GGCAAAAGTCTATCTTGGTGCTATGCATGAAGATCTTTCCTCTGTGGCTGTTCCTCATGCTTACCGCCCTTGGAGTTATAAAATTACCATTTGATATTCCCGGTCTGGATATGGATAATCTCCTAATGTAA